A single genomic interval of Candidatus Eisenbacteria bacterium harbors:
- a CDS encoding trypsin-like peptidase domain-containing protein produces the protein MDRDVWVSPGLLFLTALLILSFLRLSSCYAGNALSSLEEELESIVNNVKFCVVTVSSQYDVRATGSSSSPFERLGLRVDSHNNAVRQSVGSGIVFYREIIVTSGSVVKSGKEVKVVFENGQSYNATVLGTDRNANVCVLRVTGLKARPVTIGNSGSIRVGSLVVLMGNSFGKLPTVALGTVSGRQRVARIQGKWEIVQISGPLHPGNSGAAVLNTKGELVAMVVGKLVDDSGAGFNPGSGDVGQQIDAFSRGAGGGVGLAIPAEDVRRVVDGLLKNGYVENGYLGVRIQSYAAGGPITRIGLSSAPGIEIAEVISGSPAEKAGFKSGDIMSEFDNEAVFEAAQLSQMVSATRPGERVRVSFWRGPKRFTVAVTIGTTRASRDETPTGVRPRPSAPKADRRVLSTQ, from the coding sequence TTGGATAGAGATGTCTGGGTAAGCCCGGGGCTTTTGTTCTTGACCGCCCTGTTAATCCTGTCCTTTCTTCGCCTGAGTTCCTGCTACGCGGGCAACGCACTTTCTTCCCTCGAAGAAGAGCTTGAGTCAATCGTAAACAACGTGAAATTCTGCGTTGTAACCGTCAGCTCCCAGTATGACGTACGTGCAACCGGGAGTTCCAGTTCCCCCTTCGAGAGACTGGGGCTTCGCGTCGATTCTCACAATAATGCCGTTCGCCAGAGCGTGGGTTCAGGAATCGTTTTTTACAGAGAGATAATCGTGACTTCCGGAAGCGTTGTGAAGTCCGGGAAAGAAGTGAAAGTCGTCTTCGAGAACGGACAGAGCTACAACGCAACCGTGCTTGGCACGGACAGGAATGCAAACGTGTGCGTGCTGCGCGTCACCGGTCTCAAAGCCAGACCCGTAACCATCGGGAATTCAGGCAGCATCAGGGTGGGTTCGCTGGTCGTTCTCATGGGAAACTCCTTCGGGAAGTTGCCGACCGTCGCACTTGGAACTGTGAGTGGAAGGCAGAGGGTTGCGAGAATCCAGGGAAAATGGGAGATAGTTCAAATCAGCGGTCCCTTACACCCCGGAAACAGCGGCGCAGCCGTTTTGAATACTAAAGGGGAACTTGTGGCCATGGTTGTTGGGAAGCTGGTGGACGACTCGGGGGCTGGTTTTAACCCGGGTTCGGGTGACGTCGGACAACAAATCGACGCATTTTCACGAGGCGCGGGGGGTGGGGTAGGGCTCGCCATTCCGGCCGAAGATGTGCGCAGGGTGGTTGACGGGTTGCTCAAGAATGGCTACGTGGAGAACGGCTATCTTGGCGTGAGAATACAGAGCTATGCCGCCGGTGGGCCCATTACAAGAATAGGCCTTTCCTCGGCTCCTGGCATAGAGATTGCCGAGGTCATCTCTGGCAGCCCGGCAGAGAAGGCAGGCTTCAAGAGCGGTGACATCATGAGTGAATTCGACAACGAGGCTGTTTTTGAAGCGGCCCAACTTTCCCAGATGGTGAGCGCCACAAGGCCTGGCGAAAGAGTCAGGGTTTCTTTCTGGCGCGGCCCAAAGAGGTTTACTGTTGCGGTGACGATCGGAACCACACGCGCCTCTCGTGACGAAACTCCAACAGGCGTGAGACCTCGACCCTCTGCACCCAAGGCCGACCGCCGGGTGCTGTCCACGCAATAG
- a CDS encoding sigma-70 family RNA polymerase sigma factor, translating into MNALDSRTDEELMNLCVEGSEDAFSELVKRYKPRIVSVIYRYINDPIRAQEIAQEVFVRVYIHREKYRRTARFSTWIFTIALNLTKNEIRHRVRHSRVMSLDALKEMGSNVGFFLRDRSRGPDEKLEERELQEVVGGAIAELPSKYRDAVILRDIEGLSYEEVGEILSIPGGTVRSRINRGRLILKKRLEPYVS; encoded by the coding sequence ATGAACGCTCTGGACTCAAGAACTGATGAAGAACTCATGAACCTCTGCGTTGAGGGCTCGGAAGACGCCTTCAGCGAGCTGGTGAAGCGGTACAAGCCTCGCATCGTGAGCGTGATCTACCGCTACATCAATGACCCGATTCGTGCCCAGGAGATAGCCCAGGAGGTCTTCGTCAGGGTCTACATCCACAGAGAGAAGTACAGACGAACGGCTCGCTTCTCCACTTGGATTTTTACGATTGCCCTCAACCTGACCAAGAATGAGATTCGTCACAGGGTGAGGCACTCCAGGGTAATGAGTCTTGACGCATTGAAGGAGATGGGGAGCAACGTGGGTTTCTTCTTGAGGGATCGTAGCAGAGGCCCCGACGAAAAGCTCGAAGAGCGGGAGCTTCAGGAAGTGGTCGGCGGTGCGATTGCCGAGCTTCCGTCTAAGTACCGGGACGCAGTGATCCTGAGGGATATCGAAGGTCTTTCCTACGAAGAAGTGGGTGAGATTCTCTCGATCCCGGGAGGGACCGTGCGTTCCAGGATCAATCGTGGGCGATTGATCCTCAAGAAAAGGCTTGAGCCGTACGTGAGTTGA
- a CDS encoding zf-HC2 domain-containing protein, translating to MRCSAARDLFSVAFDGELSVAEEREFNSHVSSCHGCSREFDLFSKSVRLVSSLSRPPVNPFFEARLKHAVGEREAVPLRERSSVLVLRPAIAFAAMAVLVSLLLFVPPGQVGLNGRLSISEFVPSTPELSEVGGVPEAPSDLTYESAASGSYDADRLSADGNTAWPAQDARLASSRVSSGTAVPVRGGVASAKDVILDVEFVLDRFCLEGTEVRRLETTSASGIEPELVSMTF from the coding sequence ATGAGATGTAGCGCCGCCCGTGATCTGTTTTCTGTCGCCTTCGATGGCGAACTCAGCGTGGCTGAAGAGAGGGAATTCAACAGCCATGTCTCTTCTTGCCATGGCTGTTCTCGCGAATTCGACCTCTTCTCCAAGAGCGTACGACTTGTGAGCTCGCTCAGCAGGCCTCCTGTGAATCCCTTTTTCGAAGCGAGGTTGAAGCACGCCGTCGGTGAGAGGGAAGCAGTTCCCCTTCGAGAGCGTTCGTCGGTCCTCGTTCTCAGACCTGCCATCGCCTTCGCTGCCATGGCGGTCCTCGTCAGTCTCCTTCTGTTCGTTCCACCGGGCCAAGTAGGTCTGAACGGCAGACTCTCCATCAGCGAGTTCGTGCCGAGCACTCCGGAACTGAGTGAGGTTGGCGGAGTACCAGAAGCACCCTCGGATCTGACATACGAGAGCGCAGCATCTGGCTCTTATGACGCCGACCGGTTGAGTGCGGATGGAAACACCGCCTGGCCAGCTCAGGACGCGCGCTTGGCTTCGTCCCGCGTTTCGAGTGGAACGGCTGTTCCGGTTCGAGGCGGCGTGGCCAGTGCCAAGGATGTGATTCTCGACGTGGAGTTTGTGCTGGATCGTTTCTGCCTGGAAGGTACGGAGGTGAGGAGGCTCGAGACTACGTCTGCTTCAGGGATTGAACCAGAACTTGTCTCGATGACCTTCTAG
- a CDS encoding acyl-CoA dehydrogenase family protein → MEYFLTKDQEMIRDLARQIAQERVLPVRAELDEKEEFPWEIMRLLAQSGLFGVYLPEQYGGSGGGCLDLCIATEELSRVCGGVAVSYAASALGAIPILLFGSDEQKKKFLPPVASGQKLAAFALTEPNAGSDAAAVQTSAIRKGDSYILNGTKQWITNGGEAGIYTVVARTDKEKGIRGLSAFIVEKDTPGFSFGKKEKKMGIRASATRELIFTDCAVPAENRLSREGMGFPVAMRTFDQSRPGVAAQAVGIAQGALDEAVRYSKERQQFGKPISSFQGIQFMMAEMATLVEAARALVYAVAKALDGGGKDLSRESAMAKLFASDVAMRVTTDAVQIFGGYGYMRDYPVEKMMRDAKITQIYEGTNQIQRSIIALSLIKEAGSKKS, encoded by the coding sequence ATGGAATATTTTCTGACAAAAGACCAGGAGATGATAAGAGATCTCGCGAGGCAGATCGCCCAGGAGAGGGTACTCCCCGTGAGGGCCGAGCTGGATGAGAAGGAAGAGTTTCCCTGGGAAATCATGCGACTCCTAGCTCAGTCTGGTCTCTTCGGCGTCTATCTGCCCGAGCAGTATGGAGGTAGCGGAGGCGGATGCCTGGATCTGTGCATTGCGACCGAGGAATTGAGCCGGGTCTGCGGCGGCGTCGCAGTAAGCTACGCTGCTTCTGCCCTCGGTGCGATTCCCATTCTCCTTTTTGGGAGTGACGAGCAGAAGAAGAAGTTTCTGCCGCCCGTCGCAAGCGGCCAAAAACTTGCGGCGTTCGCCCTCACGGAACCAAACGCGGGTAGCGACGCTGCTGCGGTGCAGACGTCGGCGATCAGGAAGGGAGATTCCTACATTCTCAACGGCACCAAGCAATGGATAACCAACGGAGGCGAGGCCGGCATCTATACCGTCGTTGCCAGAACGGACAAAGAGAAGGGCATTCGGGGCTTGAGCGCTTTCATCGTGGAGAAAGACACGCCCGGTTTCAGCTTCGGGAAGAAAGAGAAGAAGATGGGCATAAGGGCGTCTGCGACAAGAGAGCTCATCTTCACGGACTGTGCCGTTCCCGCAGAGAATCGCTTGAGCCGGGAAGGCATGGGGTTTCCTGTCGCGATGAGGACCTTCGACCAATCGAGACCCGGCGTCGCCGCTCAGGCCGTGGGGATTGCTCAAGGAGCACTAGACGAGGCAGTGCGCTACTCAAAAGAAAGGCAGCAGTTCGGCAAACCGATCTCTTCCTTCCAGGGGATACAGTTTATGATGGCCGAGATGGCCACTCTGGTTGAGGCGGCGAGGGCTCTTGTCTATGCGGTCGCCAAGGCGCTAGACGGGGGAGGCAAGGACTTATCGCGAGAGTCTGCCATGGCAAAACTCTTCGCTTCGGACGTGGCCATGAGAGTCACCACGGACGCCGTACAGATCTTCGGCGGATACGGATACATGCGGGATTATCCTGTCGAGAAGATGATGAGAGACGCGAAAATCACACAGATTTACGAGGGGACGAATCAGATACAGAGGAGCATCATCGCCCTGAGCCTTATTAAAGAGGCAGGGTCAAAGAAGTCCTAG